The Rhinoderma darwinii isolate aRhiDar2 chromosome 8, aRhiDar2.hap1, whole genome shotgun sequence genome has a window encoding:
- the EMD gene encoding emerin isoform X1: protein MAAAGTIIHISNMEKFKNMTDEELISTLRKYGVQHGPIVGSTRTLYEKKLFQYDREKRKLPASTSSYKSSEQYSGRNDGDNHTYEEEYTKTYHYPQAYQRTKDDLQDRSYSSNANTYQNISQSHYQSSYSQGVEPRKPIRPKQKEEPPVKRFIPLWFQILLLLLVAAFLVYMYILQPIDNPFKVTDDSL, encoded by the exons ATGGCGGCTGCGGGGACAATCATAC atatttCTAACATGGAAAAGTTCAAAAACATGACAGATGAGGAGCTCATCAGCACCTTACGGAAATACGGCGTGCAACATGGACCTATTGTTG GGTCTACTCGCACTTTATATGAAAAGAAGCTCTTTCAGTATGATCGTGAAAAAAGAAAGCTTCCAGCTTCTACAA gtTCTTACAAGAGTAGTGAGCAGTATAGTGGAAGAAACGATG GTGACAATCACACGTATGAAGAAGAATACACCAAAACCTATCATTATCCACAAGcttatcagagg ACAAAAGATGATCTGCAAGACCg AAGTTACAGCAGTAATGCGAACACCTACCAGAACATTTCCCAGTCACATTATCAGTCGAGCTATTCTCAGGGAGTGGAGCCACGGAAGCCCATCCGTCCAAAACAGAAGGAAGAGCCACCTGTGAAACGCTTCATCCCGCTATGGTTCCAGATTCTTCTGCTCCTCCTAGTTGCTGCTTTTCTGGTGTATATGTACATACTCCAGCcaattgacaacccctttaaagttactGATGACAGCCTGTAA
- the EMD gene encoding emerin isoform X2, translating to MEKFKNMTDEELISTLRKYGVQHGPIVGSTRTLYEKKLFQYDREKRKLPASTSSYKSSEQYSGRNDGDNHTYEEEYTKTYHYPQAYQRTKDDLQDRSYSSNANTYQNISQSHYQSSYSQGVEPRKPIRPKQKEEPPVKRFIPLWFQILLLLLVAAFLVYMYILQPIDNPFKVTDDSL from the exons ATGGAAAAGTTCAAAAACATGACAGATGAGGAGCTCATCAGCACCTTACGGAAATACGGCGTGCAACATGGACCTATTGTTG GGTCTACTCGCACTTTATATGAAAAGAAGCTCTTTCAGTATGATCGTGAAAAAAGAAAGCTTCCAGCTTCTACAA gtTCTTACAAGAGTAGTGAGCAGTATAGTGGAAGAAACGATG GTGACAATCACACGTATGAAGAAGAATACACCAAAACCTATCATTATCCACAAGcttatcagagg ACAAAAGATGATCTGCAAGACCg AAGTTACAGCAGTAATGCGAACACCTACCAGAACATTTCCCAGTCACATTATCAGTCGAGCTATTCTCAGGGAGTGGAGCCACGGAAGCCCATCCGTCCAAAACAGAAGGAAGAGCCACCTGTGAAACGCTTCATCCCGCTATGGTTCCAGATTCTTCTGCTCCTCCTAGTTGCTGCTTTTCTGGTGTATATGTACATACTCCAGCcaattgacaacccctttaaagttactGATGACAGCCTGTAA